Proteins co-encoded in one Anopheles moucheti chromosome X, idAnoMoucSN_F20_07, whole genome shotgun sequence genomic window:
- the LOC128306685 gene encoding uncharacterized protein LOC128306685 isoform X1, which translates to MTRCDRREKLILTTMSYTAEEKIKLAGEDSKDRLYEAKQNQKAIRILTVAAYVLCVSLVAIMLSLYYIFFWDPSTNPMQQKTQTIDTLIIPDHLAIRLANRSEVPASRFFHTFYQHLVQDRVVKIRKEVHITESTNLTRLIELYHQQQQQIRQRRPEKSLRKHGTVGQLAYQVQSEQQGSVSDGPRLNTDEDDGSDDYEQSGNYELYSNHTTIQLDADETEQQ; encoded by the exons ATGA CCCGATGCGATAGACGGGAAAAGCTAATACTCACCACCATGAGCTACACGGCGGAAGAGAAAATTAAGCTCGCGGGCGAAGACTCGAAGGATCGGCTGTACGAGGCGAAGCAGAACCAGAAGGCGATACGCATCCTTACGGTAGCGGCGTACGTGCTGTGCGTATCGCTTGTCGCCATCATGCTGTCGCTGTACTATATCTTCTTCTGGGATCCGAGCACAAATCCGATGCAGCAGAAAACGCAAACGATCG ATACCCTTATCATACCGGATCACTTGGCAATACGGTTGGCGAATCGTAGCGAGGTGCCAGCGAGCCGCTTTTTCCACACCTTCTACCAGCATCTGGTGCAGGATCGGGTCGTAAAGATTAGGAAGGAGGTGCACATCACGGAGTCGACCAACCTGACCAGGCTGATTGAGCTgtaccatcagcagcagcaacagataAGGCAACGGCGTCCGGAAAAGTCGCTCCGAAAGCACGGAACAGTCGGTCAGCTGGCTTACCAGGTGCAATCGGAGCAGCAGGGTTCGGTTAGTGACGGTCCCCGGCTGAACACGGACGAGGACGACGGTAGTGATGATTATGAGCAGAGCGGCAACTACGAGCTGTACTCCAACCACACCACCATCCAGCTCGATGCGGACGAAACGGAGCAACAGTGA
- the LOC128306685 gene encoding uncharacterized protein LOC128306685 isoform X2: protein MSYTAEEKIKLAGEDSKDRLYEAKQNQKAIRILTVAAYVLCVSLVAIMLSLYYIFFWDPSTNPMQQKTQTIDTLIIPDHLAIRLANRSEVPASRFFHTFYQHLVQDRVVKIRKEVHITESTNLTRLIELYHQQQQQIRQRRPEKSLRKHGTVGQLAYQVQSEQQGSVSDGPRLNTDEDDGSDDYEQSGNYELYSNHTTIQLDADETEQQ from the exons ATGAGCTACACGGCGGAAGAGAAAATTAAGCTCGCGGGCGAAGACTCGAAGGATCGGCTGTACGAGGCGAAGCAGAACCAGAAGGCGATACGCATCCTTACGGTAGCGGCGTACGTGCTGTGCGTATCGCTTGTCGCCATCATGCTGTCGCTGTACTATATCTTCTTCTGGGATCCGAGCACAAATCCGATGCAGCAGAAAACGCAAACGATCG ATACCCTTATCATACCGGATCACTTGGCAATACGGTTGGCGAATCGTAGCGAGGTGCCAGCGAGCCGCTTTTTCCACACCTTCTACCAGCATCTGGTGCAGGATCGGGTCGTAAAGATTAGGAAGGAGGTGCACATCACGGAGTCGACCAACCTGACCAGGCTGATTGAGCTgtaccatcagcagcagcaacagataAGGCAACGGCGTCCGGAAAAGTCGCTCCGAAAGCACGGAACAGTCGGTCAGCTGGCTTACCAGGTGCAATCGGAGCAGCAGGGTTCGGTTAGTGACGGTCCCCGGCTGAACACGGACGAGGACGACGGTAGTGATGATTATGAGCAGAGCGGCAACTACGAGCTGTACTCCAACCACACCACCATCCAGCTCGATGCGGACGAAACGGAGCAACAGTGA